The following are encoded together in the Candidatus Methylomirabilis oxygeniifera genome:
- a CDS encoding conserved exported protein of unknown function (Evidence 4 : Homologs of previously reported genes of unknown function) yields MRRRIAAAALFLGVVTFVGTGISWAAKSHMVEATEHTQAAAEHGKAGHADVAATHATAALQHAEAAQKEKADPHKEAAIKGLKEAVEHGKAGHADVAGKAAAGALEHLKAVK; encoded by the coding sequence ATGAGGCGAAGGATTGCAGCAGCAGCGTTATTCCTGGGGGTGGTGACTTTCGTAGGAACTGGTATCTCCTGGGCAGCAAAGTCGCATATGGTTGAGGCGACCGAGCACACCCAGGCAGCCGCCGAGCACGGCAAAGCGGGGCATGCCGATGTAGCAGCGACACACGCGACGGCGGCCCTGCAACATGCCGAGGCCGCTCAGAAGGAGAAGGCCGACCCCCATAAGGAAGCGGCCATCAAGGGATTGAAGGAGGCCGTTGAGCACGGCAAGGCTGGACACGCCGATGTCGCCGGCAAGGCCGCTGCAGGGGCACTCGAACACCTCAAAGCGGTAAAGTAA